A window of Candidatus Poribacteria bacterium genomic DNA:
GACGAAAGTTGTGGTGATGCCATCAGGTCTGTCATCAAGGACATCAGTCGCTAAAACAGAGTCAACGATAGTAGGTTCATCGCGTCCTACATCCGTAAAACTGCTGCCGCCAGAAGCATCCTCACCACAACCGCTCAACGCAATTGTTAGCGACAGTAACACTATTCCGAATACAGAATATGGCGTTGGGAGCAACTTCCCGACGAAGGTGTAGGCTTGACGCACGTGTCTTCTCCTGTGTAGAGCGCGAAACTGAAGTGAGTAATCCAATACAAATTCCAGTTTCTATTGTATCAGTCTGCCGATTTTTTTTGACATACTCCCACAGCTGAAGCAGTGGGATTCTCTAAGAATCCTTCGCTTTTCTGTGTGGATCGTGGGGTATAGACTTCGGATGAAGTCTACGAGGGGGGCTTGCGATGGCAAGTCTGACACCCTCTAACCCAAAGGTTGATGCCCCAACCTTAAGTATATTGATCGCAGCGTTGACATCCCGGTGATGTTTTCGCTTGCAACCTGAACATTTCCACTCACGGACATCAAGAGTAATGAACATATCTATTTGTTCGCAGTGGCTACACGTTCTCGAAGTCGGTTCAAATCTATCAATGTAGCAGACTTGCTTGCTGTGCTTTTTCGCTTGGTGCCGCAACTTCAGATGGAACGCATACGGCGCAATATCTGATACTTTGCGTCCCCAGAGACGCTTCATACCTTCAAAAGTAAGCGTCTCAAAACACAGCACATCGTATTGATGCACCAATTGCTTGGCAAGTTTCCAATGATGATTTTCGCGGAGCCGTCTGATTTTACGATGAACACGGGCAACATTCTTGCGTTCTCGCTCTCTATTGTTGCTACCTTTTTGCTTGCTTGACTGCTTCTGTTGGGTTTCCGATTTTAGGTGAGACTGTGCTGTGCTATAGAAGTGAGGCGACTCACGTTGTGTGCCATCGGAACACGTGAACATCGCTTTGATACCGAAGTCGTACCCTGCAGCTTTACCCGTCTTGGGTGTCGCTTCGGTTGCGATGTGGTCTGTTACAACGGACATATAGAAGTCGCCAAGTGGGTCTGCTTTAACAGTCACCGTCTTGATACTGCCGAGTATCGGACGACTCAGGTTAAAGCGATACTGATGTTTCATGATACGCACTTTATCGCCATAGATACCAAAACCGAGATCGCCTTCTTCGGGATCAGCA
This region includes:
- a CDS encoding transposase, which produces MYTTNYKLFRAPRTRNLKRKTWIAHTIWNYFLGWQRTRYALGLPYMSFKEMSRAFTVLKNSHPEMFAHWRELNTWSAREILKRLNAGYERFFDGLAKRPPKFRSWQKPYSFTMCQSGFTFADPEEGDLGFGIYGDKVRIMKHQYRFNLSRPILGSIKTVTVKADPLGDFYMSVVTDHIATEATPKTGKAAGYDFGIKAMFTCSDGTQRESPHFYSTAQSHLKSETQQKQSSKQKGSNNRERERKNVARVHRKIRRLRENHHWKLAKQLVHQYDVLCFETLTFEGMKRLWGRKVSDIAPYAFHLKLRHQAKKHSKQVCYIDRFEPTSRTCSHCEQIDMFITLDVREWKCSGCKRKHHRDVNAAINILKVGASTFGLEGVRLAIASPPRRLHPKSIPHDPHRKAKDS